The following proteins are encoded in a genomic region of Brachypodium distachyon strain Bd21 chromosome 1, Brachypodium_distachyon_v3.0, whole genome shotgun sequence:
- the LOC104582385 gene encoding uncharacterized protein LOC104582385, whose amino-acid sequence MAFPSSISYISSVVAVVVLVAATTATGCPAAAAVSSAAAANNDYYSNRYICYLCYQRNTMMIKWCPLYKDHCHVACLSSPYSSRRALQPPGPDGRALQVPGSRLPGPEDCYVMKLYPDGSWIIVDVVNCYAVAGCQLVCGYADAIPARKDVDGGANTTGRRLPPPRVADFERCGDQTGPRSVPGV is encoded by the exons ATGGCTTTCCCGTCTTCCATTTCATACATCTCCTCCGTCGTCGCCGTTGTCGTTCTCGTAGCAGCGACCACGGCG ACAGGctgccctgccgccgccgcggtatcgtcggcggcggcagccaacAACGACTACTACTCGAACCGGTACATCTGCTACCTCTGCTACCAACGCAACACCATGATGATCAAATGGTGCCCGCTCTACAAGGACCACTGCCACGTCGCCTGCCTATCATCCCCGTACTCGTCTCGCCGCGCGCTGCAGCCCCCCGGCCCCGATGGACGCGCGCTGCAGGTgcccggcagccggctcccCGGGCCCGAAGACTGCTACGTCATGAAGCTGTACCCGGATGGCAGCTGGATCATCGTTGACGTGGTCAACTGCTATGCCGTCGCGGGCTGCCAGCTCGTGTGCGGTTACGCCGATGCCATCCCCGCACGTAAGGACGTCGACGGTGGAGCCAAcaccaccggccgccgcctgccgccgccccgcgtcgCTGATTTCGAGCGGTGCGGGGATCAGACGGGGCCGCGGTCGGTCCCTGGCGTGTAG
- the LOC100828563 gene encoding transcription factor MYB23 gives MASTPGTSGSGGGGHPPHRHVSKKTMWSEEEDRLLRQQVRLHGAQSWDKVAEALEQALPNNRTSKSCRLRWYQHLDPKVDAVKPFTRDEDKLIIHYQAIHGNRWSTIAGFLSGRTDNAVKNRWNSVLKCHARASSSAERPRAPCAAARNAACAELTQGCLSLFPLASGDVRQHGSRPSPGVFMPLASEEDVSDVETGACLELFPMAPGDIRSNAGAAASKGMSCGAGDPLTELRLGSAAVVVFDVMPLQAYPM, from the coding sequence ATGGCGTCCACGCCGGGCACCtcgggctccggcggcggcggccacccgCCGCACCGGCACGTGAGCAAGAAGACGATGTGGAGCGAGGAAGAGGACAGGCTGCTGCGTCAGCAGGTGCGGCTGCACGGCGCGCAGAGCTGGGACAAGGTCGCCGAAGCGCTGGAGCAGGCGCTGCCCAACAATCGCACCTCCAAGTCGTGCCGCCTCCGGTGGTACCAGCACCTGGACCCCAAGGTGGACGCCGTCAAGCCCTTCACCCGCGACGAGGACAAGCTCATCATCCACTACCAGGCCATCCACGGCAACCGCTGGTCCACCATCGCCGGCTTCCTCTCGGGCCGCACCGACAACGCCGTCAAGAACCGCTGGAACTCCGTCCTCAAGTGCCACGCCCGcgcgtcgtcgtccgccgAGCGCCCGCGGGCCCCTTGTGCCGCCGCCAGAAACGCCGCGTGCGCCGAGCTGACTCAGGGGTGCCTCTCGCTGTTCCCTCTGGCGAGCGGGGATGTCAGGCAGCACGGGAGCCGCCCCTCGCCGGGAGTCTTCATGCCTCTGGCGTCCGAGGAGGACGTCTCGGATGTTGAGACAGGTGCGTGCCTCGAGCTGTTCCCTATGGCGCCCGGGGACATCAGGAGCAATGCGGGCGCTGCGGCATCGAAGGGCATGTCTTGCGGAGCTGGCGACCCGCTCACGGAGCTGAGGCTCGGGTCGGCGGCTGTTGTGGTGTTCGACGTAATGCCGCTGCAGGCTTACCCGATGTAG
- the LOC100832185 gene encoding glutamate decarboxylase 1 produces MVLSKAVSDTDMSVHSTFASRYVRSSLPRYRMPENSIPKEAAYQIINDELMLDGNPRLNLASFVTTWMEPECDKLIMASINKNYVDMDEYPVTTELQNRCVNMIAHLFHAPLGESETAVGVGTVGSSEAIMLAGLAFKRRWQNKRKAEGKPFDKPNIITGANVQVCWEKFARYFEVELKEVKLREGYYVMDPDQAVEMVDENTICVAAILGSTLNGEFEDVKRINDLLDKKNKETGWDTPIHVDAASGGFIAPFLYPELEWDFRLPWVKSINVSGHKYGLVYAGIGWCIWRNAEDLPDELIFHINYLGADQPTFTLNFSKGSSQVIAQYYQLIRHGFEGYRNIMENCQENAMVLKEGLEKTGRFNIVSKDEGVPLVAFSLKDHSRHDEFEISDMLRRFGWIVPAYTMPADAQHVTVLRVVIREEFSRTLAERLVLDIDKVMYQLDALPSNKLTPPAAAAAALLPAATLVEKDVVVENGVAKKSELEMQKSVTEALKKLALANKTNGVC; encoded by the exons ATGGTGCTCTCCAAGGCCGTCTCCGACACCGACATGTCTGTGCACTCCACGTTCGCCTCCCGCTACGTCCGCTCGTCTCTCCCAAG GTACCGCATGCCGGAGAACTCGATCCCGAAGGAGGCGGCGTACCAGATCATCAACGACGAGCTGATGCTGGACGGCAACCCGCGGCTGAACCTGGCGTCGTTCGTCACCACGTGGATGGAGCCCGAGTGTGACAAGCTCATCATGGCCTCCATCAACAAGAACTACGTCGACATGGACGAGTACCCCGTCACCACCGAGCTCCAG AACCGGTGCGTGAACATGATCGCGCACCTCTTCCACGCGCCGCTGGGCGAGTCCGAGACGGCCGTGGGCGTCGGCACGGTGGGGTCGTCGGAGGCCATCATGCTGGCGGGGCTCGCCTTCAAGAGGAGGTGGCAGAACAAGCGCAAGGCCGAGGGCAAGCCGTTTGACAAGCCCAACATCATCACCGGCGCCAACGTCCAA GTTTGCTGGGAGAAGTTTGCTAGGTACTTCGAGGTGGAGCTgaaggaggtgaagctgcGGGAGGGGTACTACGTGATGGACCCGGACCAGGCGGTGGAGATGGTCGACGAGAACACCATCTGCGTCGCCGCCATCCTGGGCTCCACGCTCAACGGCGAGTTCGAGGACGTCAAGCGCATCAACGACCTGCTCGacaagaagaacaaggagACAGG CTGGGACACGCCGATCCACGTGGatgcggcgagcggcgggttCATCGCGCCGTTCCTGTACCCGGAGCTGGAGTGGGACTTCCGTCTGCCGTGGGTGAAGAGCATCAACGTGAGCGGCCACAAGTACGGGCTCGTCTACGCCGGCATCGGCTGGTGCATCTGGCGCAACGCGGAGGACCTGCCGGACGAGCTCATCTTCCACATCAACTACCTCGGCGCCGACCAGCCCACCTTCACCCTCAACTTCTCCAAAGGCTCCAGCCAAGTCATCGCGCAGTACTACCAGCTCATCCGCCACGGCTTCGAG GGGTACAGGAACATCATGGAGAACTGCCAGGAGAACGCCATGGTGCTCAAGGAAGGCCTGGAGAAGACGGGGCGGTTCAACATCGTGTCCAAGGACGAGGGCGTGCCGCTGGTGGCCTTCTCGCTCAAGGACCACAGCCGGCACGACGAGTTCGAGATCTCGGACATGCTGCGCCGCTTCGGCTGGATCGTGCCGGCGTACACCATGCCGGCCGACGCGCAGCACGTCACGGTGCTCCGCGTCGTCATCAGGGAGGAGTTCAGCCGCACGCTCGCCGAGCGCCTCGTCCTCGACATCGACAAGGTCATGTACCAGCTCGACGCGCTCCCGTCCAACAAGCTCAcgccccctgccgccgccgccgcggccctgCTGCCTGCGGCGACGCTCGTCGAGAAGGACGTCGTGGTGGAGAACGGGGTCGCCAAGAAGTCGGAGCTCGAGATGCAGAAGTCGGTGACGGAGGCCTTGAAGAAGCTTGCGCTTGCCAACAAGACCAACGGCGTCTGCTAG
- the LOC100832806 gene encoding protein NRT1/ PTR FAMILY 8.3 isoform X1, which produces MHSFNCQLHRFHRQREAFLKSALQVCYSNQAQALRLRPPSCQVVHRPLRLRGASPSSPCFLFLQSRSPVSGSPLKSSSGAALSQIKSSWKEHLTRFACCWGHCFLIANFGCCEAASLLQENKVMNSMDHFDKSPLLEGNNSSQENTAEYTGDGSVCVSGHPASRKHTGSWKASSLTIVCSFCCYLAYSSIGKNLVSYLTKILQETNLAAARDVATWQGTSYLAPLIGAFIADSYLGKYRTALISCTILIIGMMILLLSAALPLISIGPQAWSVWADPISSQYIIFFVGLYMVGLGYGAQSPCVTSFGADQFDDTDEVEKIKKSSFFNWHYFAINTGSLIAGTVIVWVQEHEGWLWGFTISTLFVTIGIGIFFLGSIVYRFQKPGGSPLARICQVVVAATRNFDKVLPCDSSALYEFLGQGSAIEGSRKLEHTTGLEFFDKAAIVTLSDCESPGPSNTWKICTVTQVEELKILIRMFPIWSAMVLFAAVQEHMFSTFVEQGMVMDKHIGSFEIPAASFQSIDTITVIMLVPVYERVLVPVLRKFTGRPNGITSLQRIGIGLFFSMSSMVSAALVENNRLQIAQAEGLVHLKEAVPMSIMWQGPQYFLLGVAEVFSNIGLTEFFYDESPDAMRSLCMAFSLANISAGNYLSSFILSLVPVFTAKGGSPGWIPDNLNEGHLDRFYLMLAGLSLLNLFIFVFNAMRYKCKKAS; this is translated from the exons ATGCATTCTTTTAACTGTCAGCTCCACCGGTTTCACAGGCAGAGAGAGGCCTTTCTAAAGTCTGCACTCCAAGTCTGCTACTCAAATCAAGCTCAGGCGCTGCGCCTGCGTCCACCTAGCTGCCAGGTGGTGCACCGTCCCCTGCGGCTGCGTGGTgcatctccctcctcgccctgcttcctcttcctgcAGTCGCGCTCTCCGGTCTCGGGATCTCCGCTCAAATCAAGCTCAGGCGCTGCGCTCTCGCAA ATCAAAAGCAGTTGGAAAGAGCATCTCACCCGATTTGCCTGTTGTTGGGGCCACTGTTTTTTAATTGCTAATTTTGGGTGCTGTGAAGCAGCATCATT GTTGCAAGAGAACAAAGTCATGAACTCCATGGACCACTTTGACAAGAGCCCTCTGCTGGAAGGAAACAACTCCTCGCAAGAG AATACCGCAGAATATACAGGTGATGGATCTGTTTGTGTCAGTGGGCATCCTGCTTCCAGAAAACATACAGGGAGCTGGAAGGCCTCCTCCTTAACCATAG TCTGTTCATTCTGCTGTTACCTGGCCTATTCTTCAATTGGAAAAAATCTAGTCAGTTATCTCACCAAAATCCTACAAGAAACAAATTTGGCTGCTGCAAGAGATGTTGCAACTTGGCAAGGTACTAGCTACCTCGCGCCTCTGATTGGAGCATTCATTGCTGATTCATACCTGGGAAAGTACCGGACTGCTCTGATCTCGTGCACGATTCTCATTATT GGAATGATGATATTGCTTCTATCAGCAGCACTTCCATTAATTTCTATTGGTCCTCAAGCTTGGAGTGTTTGGGCAGATCCAATCTCTTCTCAGTACATCATATTCTTTGTTGGGTTGTACATGGTTGGGTTAGGGTATGGTGCACAGAGCCCTTGTGTTACATCTTTTGGAGCCGATCAATTTGACGACACTGATGAAgtggagaaaataaaaaagagcTCTTTCTTCAACTGGCACTATTTTGCGATCAATACTGGTTCATTGATCGCAGGGACTGTAATTGTGTGGGTCCAAGAACATGAAGGTTGGCTCTGGGGTTTTACCATTTCTACACTATTTGTGACTATAGGTATCggtatttttttcttgggaTCCATTGTGTACAGATTTCAGAAACCTGGAGGAAGTCCCCTTGCAAGAATTTGCCAGGTTGTTGTTGCAGCTACTCGGAACTTCGATAAAGTCTTGCCATGTGATTCCTCAGCTCTTTATGAGTTTCTGGGGCAGGGTTCAGCAATCGAAGGCAGCCGGAAATTGGAACATACAACCGGACTTGA GTTCTTTGATAAAGCTGCAATTGTGACATTATCAGACTGTGAATCTCCTGGCCCAAGTAATACATGGAAGATTTGTACTGTCACTCAGGTGGAGGAGTTAAAGATTCTGATCAGGATGTTCCCGATTTGGTCAGCAATGGTACTATTCGCTGCAGTTCAGGAACACATGTTTTCAACATTTGTAGAGCAAGGGATGGTAATGGACAAACACATCGGCTCTTTTGAAATACCAGCTGCATCCTTCCAATCTATAGATACTATTACTGTCATTATGCTGGTTCCAGTTTATGAAAGAGTCCTTGTTCCAGTATTAAGAAAATTCACTGGCAGACCGAATGGCATTACGTCACTGCAACGAATAGGGATTGGTTTATTTTTCTCCATGTCCTCAATGGTGTCAGCAGCATTGGTAGAGAATAATCGGTTGCAAATTGCACAGGCAGAAGGCTTGGTGCACCTCAAGGAAGCTGTTCCAATGAGCATCATGTGGCAAGGACCACAGTACTTCCTGCTAGGTGTAGCCGAGGTGTTCTCTAACATAGGATTGACTGAATTTTTCTATGATGAATCACCAGATGCCATGAGAAGCTTATGTATGGCATTCTCACTTGCTAACATCTCGGCTGGAAATTACCTTAGTTCATTTATCCTCTCTCTTGTGCCGGTGTTCACAGCTAAAGGAGGCAGCCCAGGGTGGATACCTGATAACTTGAATGAAGGGCATTTGGATAGATTCTACCTGATGCTGGCTGGGCTGAGTTTGCTAAATCTGTTTATCTTTGTATTCAATGCTATGAGGTACAAATGTAAGAAGGCTTCATGA
- the LOC100832806 gene encoding protein NRT1/ PTR FAMILY 8.3 isoform X2 — translation MLFFLLLSLFSSYFVCLVVCSILTYLCILDCEIKSSWKEHLTRFACCWGHCFLIANFGCCEAASLLQENKVMNSMDHFDKSPLLEGNNSSQENTAEYTGDGSVCVSGHPASRKHTGSWKASSLTIVCSFCCYLAYSSIGKNLVSYLTKILQETNLAAARDVATWQGTSYLAPLIGAFIADSYLGKYRTALISCTILIIGMMILLLSAALPLISIGPQAWSVWADPISSQYIIFFVGLYMVGLGYGAQSPCVTSFGADQFDDTDEVEKIKKSSFFNWHYFAINTGSLIAGTVIVWVQEHEGWLWGFTISTLFVTIGIGIFFLGSIVYRFQKPGGSPLARICQVVVAATRNFDKVLPCDSSALYEFLGQGSAIEGSRKLEHTTGLEFFDKAAIVTLSDCESPGPSNTWKICTVTQVEELKILIRMFPIWSAMVLFAAVQEHMFSTFVEQGMVMDKHIGSFEIPAASFQSIDTITVIMLVPVYERVLVPVLRKFTGRPNGITSLQRIGIGLFFSMSSMVSAALVENNRLQIAQAEGLVHLKEAVPMSIMWQGPQYFLLGVAEVFSNIGLTEFFYDESPDAMRSLCMAFSLANISAGNYLSSFILSLVPVFTAKGGSPGWIPDNLNEGHLDRFYLMLAGLSLLNLFIFVFNAMRYKCKKAS, via the exons atgctgttttttcttttgctgtcCTTATTTTCCTCATATTTTGTATGTCTCGTGGTCTGTAGCATATTAACATATTTGTGTATACTCGATTGTGAGATCAAAAGCAGTTGGAAAGAGCATCTCACCCGATTTGCCTGTTGTTGGGGCCACTGTTTTTTAATTGCTAATTTTGGGTGCTGTGAAGCAGCATCATT GTTGCAAGAGAACAAAGTCATGAACTCCATGGACCACTTTGACAAGAGCCCTCTGCTGGAAGGAAACAACTCCTCGCAAGAG AATACCGCAGAATATACAGGTGATGGATCTGTTTGTGTCAGTGGGCATCCTGCTTCCAGAAAACATACAGGGAGCTGGAAGGCCTCCTCCTTAACCATAG TCTGTTCATTCTGCTGTTACCTGGCCTATTCTTCAATTGGAAAAAATCTAGTCAGTTATCTCACCAAAATCCTACAAGAAACAAATTTGGCTGCTGCAAGAGATGTTGCAACTTGGCAAGGTACTAGCTACCTCGCGCCTCTGATTGGAGCATTCATTGCTGATTCATACCTGGGAAAGTACCGGACTGCTCTGATCTCGTGCACGATTCTCATTATT GGAATGATGATATTGCTTCTATCAGCAGCACTTCCATTAATTTCTATTGGTCCTCAAGCTTGGAGTGTTTGGGCAGATCCAATCTCTTCTCAGTACATCATATTCTTTGTTGGGTTGTACATGGTTGGGTTAGGGTATGGTGCACAGAGCCCTTGTGTTACATCTTTTGGAGCCGATCAATTTGACGACACTGATGAAgtggagaaaataaaaaagagcTCTTTCTTCAACTGGCACTATTTTGCGATCAATACTGGTTCATTGATCGCAGGGACTGTAATTGTGTGGGTCCAAGAACATGAAGGTTGGCTCTGGGGTTTTACCATTTCTACACTATTTGTGACTATAGGTATCggtatttttttcttgggaTCCATTGTGTACAGATTTCAGAAACCTGGAGGAAGTCCCCTTGCAAGAATTTGCCAGGTTGTTGTTGCAGCTACTCGGAACTTCGATAAAGTCTTGCCATGTGATTCCTCAGCTCTTTATGAGTTTCTGGGGCAGGGTTCAGCAATCGAAGGCAGCCGGAAATTGGAACATACAACCGGACTTGA GTTCTTTGATAAAGCTGCAATTGTGACATTATCAGACTGTGAATCTCCTGGCCCAAGTAATACATGGAAGATTTGTACTGTCACTCAGGTGGAGGAGTTAAAGATTCTGATCAGGATGTTCCCGATTTGGTCAGCAATGGTACTATTCGCTGCAGTTCAGGAACACATGTTTTCAACATTTGTAGAGCAAGGGATGGTAATGGACAAACACATCGGCTCTTTTGAAATACCAGCTGCATCCTTCCAATCTATAGATACTATTACTGTCATTATGCTGGTTCCAGTTTATGAAAGAGTCCTTGTTCCAGTATTAAGAAAATTCACTGGCAGACCGAATGGCATTACGTCACTGCAACGAATAGGGATTGGTTTATTTTTCTCCATGTCCTCAATGGTGTCAGCAGCATTGGTAGAGAATAATCGGTTGCAAATTGCACAGGCAGAAGGCTTGGTGCACCTCAAGGAAGCTGTTCCAATGAGCATCATGTGGCAAGGACCACAGTACTTCCTGCTAGGTGTAGCCGAGGTGTTCTCTAACATAGGATTGACTGAATTTTTCTATGATGAATCACCAGATGCCATGAGAAGCTTATGTATGGCATTCTCACTTGCTAACATCTCGGCTGGAAATTACCTTAGTTCATTTATCCTCTCTCTTGTGCCGGTGTTCACAGCTAAAGGAGGCAGCCCAGGGTGGATACCTGATAACTTGAATGAAGGGCATTTGGATAGATTCTACCTGATGCTGGCTGGGCTGAGTTTGCTAAATCTGTTTATCTTTGTATTCAATGCTATGAGGTACAAATGTAAGAAGGCTTCATGA
- the LOC100832806 gene encoding protein NRT1/ PTR FAMILY 8.3 isoform X3, which yields MNSMDHFDKSPLLEGNNSSQENTAEYTGDGSVCVSGHPASRKHTGSWKASSLTIVCSFCCYLAYSSIGKNLVSYLTKILQETNLAAARDVATWQGTSYLAPLIGAFIADSYLGKYRTALISCTILIIGMMILLLSAALPLISIGPQAWSVWADPISSQYIIFFVGLYMVGLGYGAQSPCVTSFGADQFDDTDEVEKIKKSSFFNWHYFAINTGSLIAGTVIVWVQEHEGWLWGFTISTLFVTIGIGIFFLGSIVYRFQKPGGSPLARICQVVVAATRNFDKVLPCDSSALYEFLGQGSAIEGSRKLEHTTGLEFFDKAAIVTLSDCESPGPSNTWKICTVTQVEELKILIRMFPIWSAMVLFAAVQEHMFSTFVEQGMVMDKHIGSFEIPAASFQSIDTITVIMLVPVYERVLVPVLRKFTGRPNGITSLQRIGIGLFFSMSSMVSAALVENNRLQIAQAEGLVHLKEAVPMSIMWQGPQYFLLGVAEVFSNIGLTEFFYDESPDAMRSLCMAFSLANISAGNYLSSFILSLVPVFTAKGGSPGWIPDNLNEGHLDRFYLMLAGLSLLNLFIFVFNAMRYKCKKAS from the exons ATGAACTCCATGGACCACTTTGACAAGAGCCCTCTGCTGGAAGGAAACAACTCCTCGCAAGAG AATACCGCAGAATATACAGGTGATGGATCTGTTTGTGTCAGTGGGCATCCTGCTTCCAGAAAACATACAGGGAGCTGGAAGGCCTCCTCCTTAACCATAG TCTGTTCATTCTGCTGTTACCTGGCCTATTCTTCAATTGGAAAAAATCTAGTCAGTTATCTCACCAAAATCCTACAAGAAACAAATTTGGCTGCTGCAAGAGATGTTGCAACTTGGCAAGGTACTAGCTACCTCGCGCCTCTGATTGGAGCATTCATTGCTGATTCATACCTGGGAAAGTACCGGACTGCTCTGATCTCGTGCACGATTCTCATTATT GGAATGATGATATTGCTTCTATCAGCAGCACTTCCATTAATTTCTATTGGTCCTCAAGCTTGGAGTGTTTGGGCAGATCCAATCTCTTCTCAGTACATCATATTCTTTGTTGGGTTGTACATGGTTGGGTTAGGGTATGGTGCACAGAGCCCTTGTGTTACATCTTTTGGAGCCGATCAATTTGACGACACTGATGAAgtggagaaaataaaaaagagcTCTTTCTTCAACTGGCACTATTTTGCGATCAATACTGGTTCATTGATCGCAGGGACTGTAATTGTGTGGGTCCAAGAACATGAAGGTTGGCTCTGGGGTTTTACCATTTCTACACTATTTGTGACTATAGGTATCggtatttttttcttgggaTCCATTGTGTACAGATTTCAGAAACCTGGAGGAAGTCCCCTTGCAAGAATTTGCCAGGTTGTTGTTGCAGCTACTCGGAACTTCGATAAAGTCTTGCCATGTGATTCCTCAGCTCTTTATGAGTTTCTGGGGCAGGGTTCAGCAATCGAAGGCAGCCGGAAATTGGAACATACAACCGGACTTGA GTTCTTTGATAAAGCTGCAATTGTGACATTATCAGACTGTGAATCTCCTGGCCCAAGTAATACATGGAAGATTTGTACTGTCACTCAGGTGGAGGAGTTAAAGATTCTGATCAGGATGTTCCCGATTTGGTCAGCAATGGTACTATTCGCTGCAGTTCAGGAACACATGTTTTCAACATTTGTAGAGCAAGGGATGGTAATGGACAAACACATCGGCTCTTTTGAAATACCAGCTGCATCCTTCCAATCTATAGATACTATTACTGTCATTATGCTGGTTCCAGTTTATGAAAGAGTCCTTGTTCCAGTATTAAGAAAATTCACTGGCAGACCGAATGGCATTACGTCACTGCAACGAATAGGGATTGGTTTATTTTTCTCCATGTCCTCAATGGTGTCAGCAGCATTGGTAGAGAATAATCGGTTGCAAATTGCACAGGCAGAAGGCTTGGTGCACCTCAAGGAAGCTGTTCCAATGAGCATCATGTGGCAAGGACCACAGTACTTCCTGCTAGGTGTAGCCGAGGTGTTCTCTAACATAGGATTGACTGAATTTTTCTATGATGAATCACCAGATGCCATGAGAAGCTTATGTATGGCATTCTCACTTGCTAACATCTCGGCTGGAAATTACCTTAGTTCATTTATCCTCTCTCTTGTGCCGGTGTTCACAGCTAAAGGAGGCAGCCCAGGGTGGATACCTGATAACTTGAATGAAGGGCATTTGGATAGATTCTACCTGATGCTGGCTGGGCTGAGTTTGCTAAATCTGTTTATCTTTGTATTCAATGCTATGAGGTACAAATGTAAGAAGGCTTCATGA